Sequence from the Pyrobaculum neutrophilum V24Sta genome:
GGCGGCTGGGTCCTCCCCAGCCGAAGCATCTCGTCTAGAGCTGAGGCGCACGTCTCGGCATCTCTACAGCGAAACAGCGGCGCCCCCCTCTCCGCCAGGTATCGGTCTAGGTGGTAGTCGCCTGGGAAGTAGGAGAGCGCCGGCACCCCCAGAAGCGCCGCCTCGGTGGCCATTGTCGCCCCCCCGCTTACGACGCCGGCGGAGAAGTACGCAAGCTGTAGGTGGTCCACGGCCTTGGTCAAATTCACCACGCCCTCCACGAGCTGGTCAGGGTACCTCGGCACGTTGACCACCACGTACCCCCGCCTCCTCAGCTCCGCGAGGAGCACGGCCCTGATCCCCCCCGCGTCCCATCTGTAGTAAGCCGCGTGGGCCTCCTCCGGCCTAAACACCACGTATTCGCCCGGCTTAAGCCCCAGCCTTCTGACGACGTCTTCGTCAGGCCGAAACCTCGAGATCCACATGTACTCAAACACGCCGTCAAAGGTCACGACGCGCCTCGGGCAGTAAGGCCTCCACGCCTCGGCGGGCACAGCCGCCGGCGCGATCAGGACGTTGGACAGGGGTATGACGAGCCTGTTTACATGTTCGGC
This genomic interval carries:
- a CDS encoding DUF354 domain-containing protein, with translation MTKLLFDALTPKQARIAAVLQREGAGRGVELLITCRDYLHLSDVLEMYGVSHICVGRYGVGLYEKLVYGLERQMRLAELARGVDGMLSFPSPDAARVLFGLGKPLVVLNDTPHAEHVNRLVIPLSNVLIAPAAVPAEAWRPYCPRRVVTFDGVFEYMWISRFRPDEDVVRRLGLKPGEYVVFRPEEAHAAYYRWDAGGIRAVLLAELRRRGYVVVNVPRYPDQLVEGVVNLTKAVDHLQLAYFSAGVVSGGATMATEAALLGVPALSYFPGDYHLDRYLAERGAPLFRCRDAETCASALDEMLRLGRTQPPRLEDPTPLILEEALAAVKK